One Malus domestica chromosome 11, GDT2T_hap1 genomic region harbors:
- the YTP1 gene encoding YTH domain-containing protein ECT2 (The RefSeq protein has 21 substitutions compared to this genomic sequence): MATTVSPPADQAADLLQNLALESQTKGPDDIPDPATARKPVVVTSKSKSYHRSTAPLRKNFMDPSACYLPNGYTSSAYYYGGYDGTGNEWGGISSYVNPNGNDVNSAVYGDNGSFMYHHGYGYAPYSTYSTSGSPVSTVGSDGQLYGPQQYQYPPYFKQLKPNSGSHTPNSAVPSQGAVSTAKDAGHKPSLVGTANGNPNGVLASVCKKGNSPSDFSKPTYKNSSLNLKGSCNGYYDAIYGFDGLVTPTPWFERPMYSNGLGKPMTGNAVNRTPSSKNQTSRSNSQFMDLYHTRMGYGMDVANGPVNGMYTNELYGHYWNPIRLGMGFGSSGFGTHSNGRGWTALQNKYKTRGRDSSFRFGNQDVEGLDELNKGPRVKSLKNQKGNSPVAVAVKGNNMLLNKIDDEKDAVSIMAEQEQYIGTDICDHCADAKFFIIKSYSEDDVHKSVKYNVWASTPNGNNKLHAAYQEAQEKSGGCPVFLFFSVNSSGQFVGLAEMVGLVDFNKNVEYWQQDKWTGYFPVKWHIVKDVPNSLLKHITLENNENKPVTNSRGTQEVKPEQGLKMVKIFKDHSSKTSLLDDFEFYEARQKTIQENKAKQQIRKQILDGKPNDGRNDGANEALKSLDSLGTALDLIKGTTLSAETGEELKLSENGSVAETGGNPKGPELAVTKMIVTK; encoded by the exons ATGGCGACCACCGTTTCCCCACCTGCGGATC AAGCTGCAGACTTGCTGCAGAATTTGGCCTTGGAATCTCAGACCAAGGGTCCTGATGATATCCCTGACCCTGCCACTGCCAGGAAG CCCGTTGTCGTGACTTCAAAGAGCAAGTCTTATCATCGGTCTACGGCCCCATTGCGAAAGAATTTTATGGATCCATCTGCGTGCTATCTACCTAATGGTTACACATCTTCTGCCTATTACTATGGAG GCTATGATGGGACTGGAAATGAGTGGGGCGGGATTTCAAGTTATGTTAATCCAAATGGAAACGATGTGAATTCT GCTGTCTATGGGGATAATGGTTCTTTTATGTATCATCATGGTTATGGTTATGCACCCTACAGCACATATTCAACATCGGGGTCTCCAGTTTCAACTGTGGGAAGTGATGGTCAGCTATATGGACCTCAGCAGTACCAATATCCTCCCTATTTTAAGCAGCTGAAACCTAACAGTGGCTCACACACCCCTAATTCAGCTGTTCCTTCCCAGGGGGCTGTCTCTACCGCAAAGGATGCTGGCCACAAGCCCTCACTTGTAGGAACAGCTAATGGGAATCCCAATGGTGTTCTGGCCAGTGTGTGTAAGAAGGGAAATAGTCCTTCTGATTTctcaaaaccaacatataaaaACTCATCACTGAATCTAAAGGGTTCCTGCAACGGGTACTATGATGCAATATATGGTTTTGATGGGTTGGTAACTCCTACCCCATGGTTTGAACGGCCAATGTATTCAAATGGACTGGGTAAACCAATGACTGGAAACGCAGTCAACAGAACTCCATCTTCCAAGAATCATACTTCCCGATCAAACTCTCAATTCATG GATTTGTACCACACGAGGATGGGATACGGTATGGATGCAGCTAACGGACTTGTGAATGGGATGTATACCAATGAATTGTATGGTCATTATTGGAACCCAATTAGACTTGGTATGGGATTTGGATCCAGTGGTTTTGGTATGCATAGAAATGGAAGAGGGTGGACTGCTCTTCAAAACAAGTATAAAACCAGGGGGCGAGACAGTTCCTTCCGCTTTGGTAACCAGGACGTAGAAGGCTTGGATGAGTTGAACAAGGGACCTAGagttaaaagtttaaaaaatcaAAAGGGAAATTCACCTGTTGCTGTAGCAGTTAAGGGGAACAATATGCTGTTGAATAAAGTTGATGATGAGAAGGATGCAGTTAGCATAATGGCAGAGCAGGAGCAGTACATCGGAACAGATATCTGTGATCATTATGCTGATGCTAAGTTCTTCATTATTAAGTCATATAGTGAGGATGATGTTCATAAGAGTGTAAAGTATAATGTTTGGGCCAGCACACCAAATGGAAACAATAAACTTCATGCAGCATACCAAGAGGCTCAGGAGAAGTCAGGTGGCTGCCCCGTGTTTCTGTTTTTCTCG GTGAATGCCAGTGGCCAATTTGTTGGCCTAGCGGAGATGGTGGGGCTGGTAGATTTTAACAAGAATGTGGAATATTGGCAACAAGACAAGTGGACTGGCTATTTTCCAGTTAAGTGGCACATTGTAAAGGATGTACCCAACAGTTTGCTAAAGCACATTACCCTAGAGAACAATGAAAACAAACCTGTCACTAATAGCAGGGACACTCAAGAG GTCAAGCCAGAGCAGGGGCTTAAAATGATCAAGATGTTCAAGGATCATTCCAGTAAAACAAGCCTTTTGGATGATTTTGAGTTCTATGAAGCTCGACAGAAGACAATTCAGGAAAATAAAGGAAAGCAGCAGATCCGGAAACAG ATATTGGATGGGAAGCCAAATGATGGAAGAAATGATGGGGCAAATGAGGCGCTCAAATCCTTGGAATCATTTGGAACTGCCTTAGATTTGATTAGGGAACCGACACCAAGTGCTGAGACCGGTGAGGAACTGAAGTTGTCGGAGAATGGATCGGTTGCTGAAACAGGAGGAAATCCGGAGGCTCCAGAACTAGCTGTGACCGAGATGATTGTAACAAAATAG
- the LOC103422565 gene encoding F-box protein At4g12382-like, protein MTKRSWSDLRIELLCLVAQRLSFFDLVRFGVVCKSWRQADLDGVLGRPVNDMPWCMNYAWFKHEGKIISILELSDLVAKQTYSVGQIIREEARELFVGAKVCASKKGWLLHSKKSTEHSCIFFFYSPFCNKIIELPPLELKCGIYEHAATFTKVPTSPDGCHVYVVFGCDDSIRSCNLRNRTWSTISIPNNL, encoded by the coding sequence ATGACAAAGCGTTCATGGTCTGATCTTCGCATTGAACTCTTATGCCTAGTGGCTCAACGTCTCTCCTTTTTCGACCTGGTTCGCTTCGGTGTGGTATGTAAGAGTTGGCGGCAAGCTGATCTAGATGGGGTTCTCGGTCGACCTGTaaatgatatgccatggtgCATGAACTATGCTTGGTTTAAGCATGAAGGAAAAATCATAAGCATACTGGAGCTCTCTGATTTAGTGGCAAAACAAACCTACTCCGTCGGACAAATCATAAGAGAAGAAGCGAGAGAATTGTTCGTTGGTGCGAAAGTTTGTGCTTCGAAAAAGGGTTGGTTGCTTCACTCTAAGAAAAGTACAGAGCATTCATGTATCTTCTTTTTCTATAGTCCTTTCTGTAATAAGATTATAGAACTGCCACCATTGGAGTTGAAATGTGGGATCTATGAACATGCTGCCACATTCACGAAGGTTCCAACTTCTCCTGATGGTTGTCATGTTTATGTCGTATTTGGATGCGATGACAGCATAAGATCATGCAACCTCAGGAATCGAACATGGAGTACTATCTCCATACCTAATAATCTCTGA
- the YTP1 gene encoding YTH domain-containing protein ECT2 isoform X1 — translation MATTVSPPADPADLLQNLALESQTKGPDDIPDPATARKPVVVTSKSKSYHRSTAPLRKNFMDPSACYLPNGYTSSAYYYGGYDGTGNEWGGISSYVNPNGNDVNSAVYGDNGSFMYHHGYGYAPYSTYSTSGSPVSTVGSDGQLYGPQQYQYPPYFKQLKPNSGSHTPNSAVPSQGAVSTAKDAGHKPSLVGTANGNPNGVLASVCKKGNSPSDFSKPTYKNSSLNLKGSCNGYYDAIYGFDGLVTPTPWFERPMYSNGLGKPMTGNAVNRTPSSKNHTSRSNSQFMDLYHTRMGYGMDAANGLVNGMYTNELYGHYWNPIRLGMGFGSSGFGMHRNGRGWTALQNKYKTRGRDSSFRFGNQDVEGLDELNKGPRVKSLKNQKGNSPVAVAVKGNNMLLNKVDDEKDAVSIMAEQEQYIGTDICDHYADAKFFIIKSYSEDDVHKSVKYNVWASTPNGNNKLHAAYQEAQEKSGGCPVFLFFSVNASGQFVGLAEMVGLVDFNKNVEYWQQDKWTGYFPVKWHIVKDVPNSLLKHITLENNENKPVTNSRDTQEVKPEQGLKMIKMFKDHSSKTSLLDDFEFYEARQKTIQENKGKQQIRKQILDGKPNDGRNDGANEALKSLESFGTALDLIREPTPSAETGEELKLSENGSVAETGGNPEAPELAVTEMIVTK, via the exons ATGGCGACCACCGTTTCCCCACCTGCGGATC CTGCAGACTTGCTGCAGAATTTGGCCTTGGAATCTCAGACCAAGGGTCCTGATGATATCCCTGACCCTGCCACTGCCAGGAAG CCCGTTGTCGTGACTTCAAAGAGCAAGTCTTATCATCGGTCTACGGCCCCATTGCGAAAGAATTTTATGGATCCATCTGCGTGCTATCTACCTAATGGTTACACATCTTCTGCCTATTACTATGGAG GCTATGATGGGACTGGAAATGAGTGGGGCGGGATTTCAAGTTATGTTAATCCAAATGGAAACGATGTGAATTCT GCTGTCTATGGGGATAATGGTTCTTTTATGTATCATCATGGTTATGGTTATGCACCCTACAGCACATATTCAACATCGGGGTCTCCAGTTTCAACTGTGGGAAGTGATGGTCAGCTATATGGACCTCAGCAGTACCAATATCCTCCCTATTTTAAGCAGCTGAAACCTAACAGTGGCTCACACACCCCTAATTCAGCTGTTCCTTCCCAGGGGGCTGTCTCTACCGCAAAGGATGCTGGCCACAAGCCCTCACTTGTAGGAACAGCTAATGGGAATCCCAATGGTGTTCTGGCCAGTGTGTGTAAGAAGGGAAATAGTCCTTCTGATTTctcaaaaccaacatataaaaACTCATCACTGAATCTAAAGGGTTCCTGCAACGGGTACTATGATGCAATATATGGTTTTGATGGGTTGGTAACTCCTACCCCATGGTTTGAACGGCCAATGTATTCAAATGGACTGGGTAAACCAATGACTGGAAACGCAGTCAACAGAACTCCATCTTCCAAGAATCATACTTCCCGATCAAACTCTCAATTCATG GATTTGTACCACACGAGGATGGGATACGGTATGGATGCAGCTAACGGACTTGTGAATGGGATGTATACCAATGAATTGTATGGTCATTATTGGAACCCAATTAGACTTGGTATGGGATTTGGATCCAGTGGTTTTGGTATGCATAGAAATGGAAGAGGGTGGACTGCTCTTCAAAACAAGTATAAAACCAGGGGGCGAGACAGTTCCTTCCGCTTTGGTAACCAGGACGTAGAAGGCTTGGATGAGTTGAACAAGGGACCTAGagttaaaagtttaaaaaatcaAAAGGGAAATTCACCTGTTGCTGTAGCAGTTAAGGGGAACAATATGCTGTTGAATAAAGTTGATGATGAGAAGGATGCAGTTAGCATAATGGCAGAGCAGGAGCAGTACATCGGAACAGATATCTGTGATCATTATGCTGATGCTAAGTTCTTCATTATTAAGTCATATAGTGAGGATGATGTTCATAAGAGTGTAAAGTATAATGTTTGGGCCAGCACACCAAATGGAAACAATAAACTTCATGCAGCATACCAAGAGGCTCAGGAGAAGTCAGGTGGCTGCCCCGTGTTTCTGTTTTTCTCG GTGAATGCCAGTGGCCAATTTGTTGGCCTAGCGGAGATGGTGGGGCTGGTAGATTTTAACAAGAATGTGGAATATTGGCAACAAGACAAGTGGACTGGCTATTTTCCAGTTAAGTGGCACATTGTAAAGGATGTACCCAACAGTTTGCTAAAGCACATTACCCTAGAGAACAATGAAAACAAACCTGTCACTAATAGCAGGGACACTCAAGAG GTCAAGCCAGAGCAGGGGCTTAAAATGATCAAGATGTTCAAGGATCATTCCAGTAAAACAAGCCTTTTGGATGATTTTGAGTTCTATGAAGCTCGACAGAAGACAATTCAGGAAAATAAAGGAAAGCAGCAGATCCGGAAACAG ATATTGGATGGGAAGCCAAATGATGGAAGAAATGATGGGGCAAATGAGGCGCTCAAATCCTTGGAATCATTTGGAACTGCCTTAGATTTGATTAGGGAACCGACACCAAGTGCTGAGACCGGTGAGGAACTGAAGTTGTCGGAGAATGGATCGGTTGCTGAAACAGGAGGAAATCCGGAGGCTCCAGAACTAGCTGTGACCGAGATGATTGTAACAAAATAG